In the genome of Afipia felis ATCC 53690, the window ATCGTTCCCACCATCATCATCCGCATTTCAGTGCGCAGGATAAGATCGCGTTTGTCGATGCACGTATTGCTGCCGTGAAGGCGGGACTCAAGTTGACGCCGGATCAGGAAAAGAACTGGCCTGCGGTCGAGAGCGCGGTGCGCGATTTCGCCAAGCAGCGGATCGATCGTACCGAGGCGCGCCGCACCGAGCGCCAGGCTCGCCGGGCCGAACAGGAAGGCAAATCCGCCGAGCAGCGCGTGCCTGCCGATCCGGTGGCGAGGTTACAGAAGCGCGCCGACAACATGGCCGCGACGGCAGCCGGTCTGAAGCGCATCGCGGACGCAGCCGATCCGCTCTACAAGAGCCTCGATGACGGGCAGAAGCGCCGCCTCGCGGTGCTCACGCATGCCGGCCGTCGTCACGGCTGGATGCAGCATCGTTTCGAACGCGAGGAGGGCAGCCCGCGGCGTCATTTCGAGCGCGGTGAACGCGGCGGAGACGGCGAGACCGGCAATCTTTGAGCAGGGCCACGAGGACAAGAGGAAAAGCCGCCGATTTCCGGCGGCTTTTTGCGTCCGGGGATCGCGGTTGCCGTTGACCGCCGCCCGTCAT includes:
- a CDS encoding Spy/CpxP family protein refolding chaperone — its product is MKKIALAAVAALAIAGSGAAYAQHRSHHHHPHFSAQDKIAFVDARIAAVKAGLKLTPDQEKNWPAVESAVRDFAKQRIDRTEARRTERQARRAEQEGKSAEQRVPADPVARLQKRADNMAATAAGLKRIADAADPLYKSLDDGQKRRLAVLTHAGRRHGWMQHRFEREEGSPRRHFERGERGGDGETGNL